A genomic region of Pseudomonas frederiksbergensis contains the following coding sequences:
- a CDS encoding sensor domain-containing protein encodes MSNVTPPSSVSAPSPATGSPLRGTLKGALATLVLLLIGLLLWQLFDQLSETQKSQRQYTIDYTADLAAHVSLNMALNAQIALNLLPIVEQPQTADQQQALLRKLQQSLPDLLSLALLSPSGKILSDSASDSQDADYLSDLVRRSHTQAHYFSNANDGSRVNLLLHQASGSTRGYWALRLRPTFFSSLTKQSDTGIRPLWVVENRITQQIISRDDGLPSNKPNTVNADDLVNSVLVVPLSNSDWQLRGLFDRQRVIEQLLPVFIGKCLLGLAFSLLPLIALLNMRRRQRQVHDGRRRYRDIFDGTGVALCVLDLSGLKACLDKAQLQTSEQLGRWLENAKQRQQLLQELRITEINQVALYLLNVQSSEQAWQLLIEGGPLDGNAIGNQLLDAVLNQQKQLELEIKLKDTHGRDQHLWLVLRLPQAQHDAKAVILSISDITSRKIIELSLLEREGFWSDVVRTVPDHLYVQDVISQRMIFSNHHLGQTLGYSKPELHQMGEYFWEILLHPEDADHYHRLRQEQRQAGYTQLLQCQLRFRHRDGKWRRFEIREQALARDKHDQVTRIIGVAKDITDQIEASECLRDSEQRYRMLAESISDVIFSTDSKLSLNYVSPSVNAVLGYDVDWIFQNGWQSTIANPQQLTGIYSLMDRVSKALDKPEQLAQLRSQVQTQLFLFDCLRADGRKIPIELRLVLVWDEHGAFEGVLGVGRDISQQRRAEKDLRMAATVFEHSTSAILITDPAGYIVQANEAFSRVSGYEVAQVLDQLPNMLTVDDQQEAHLRYVLKQLHQHSTWEGEVWLKRRNGEHYPAWVGITAVLDDEGDLASYVCFFSDISERKASEQRIHRLAYYDALTHLPNRTLFQDRLHTALQSAERQKSWVVLMFLDLDRFKPINDSLGHAAGDRMLKEMATRLLGCVDDDDTVARMGGDEFTLLLQPRASREIALNRAIHVAEQILASLVKPFVLEGREFFVTASIGIALSPQDGNELSQLMKNADTAMYHAKERGKNNFQFYQADMNASALERLELESDLRHALEQNEFVLYYQPQFSGDGKRLTGAEALLRWRHPRRGLVPPGDFIPVLEELGLVVDVGDWVISEACRQLKSWHQSKVRVPKVSVNISARQFSDGQLGTRIATILNDTGLPPACLELELTESILMREVSEAMQILAGLKNLGLSIAVDDFGTGYSSLNYLKQFPIDVLKIDRTFVDGLPSGEQDAQIARAIIAMAHSLNLAVIAEGVETHEQLDFLREHGCDEVQGYLFGRPMPASRFEAQFSNDALFMLD; translated from the coding sequence TTGTCCAATGTCACTCCGCCTTCGTCCGTGAGCGCACCGAGTCCTGCGACCGGATCCCCCCTGCGCGGCACCTTGAAAGGTGCATTGGCGACGCTTGTCCTGCTGTTGATCGGATTGCTGCTCTGGCAGTTGTTCGACCAACTGAGCGAAACCCAGAAAAGCCAGCGCCAGTACACCATCGACTACACCGCCGATCTGGCCGCACACGTCAGCCTGAACATGGCGCTCAACGCTCAGATCGCACTTAATCTGCTACCGATCGTCGAGCAACCACAAACTGCTGATCAGCAGCAGGCGTTGCTGCGCAAACTGCAGCAGTCCTTGCCTGACTTACTCAGCCTGGCGCTGCTCAGCCCCTCGGGGAAAATCCTCAGTGACAGCGCCAGCGACAGCCAGGATGCCGACTACCTGAGCGACCTGGTCCGACGCAGTCACACGCAGGCGCATTACTTCAGCAATGCCAACGACGGCTCGAGGGTGAACCTGTTACTGCACCAGGCCAGCGGCAGCACTCGCGGCTACTGGGCCTTGCGTCTGCGGCCGACGTTTTTCTCTTCACTGACCAAACAGAGTGACACAGGAATCCGTCCGCTGTGGGTGGTGGAAAACCGTATCACCCAACAGATCATCAGCCGCGACGACGGGTTGCCATCGAACAAACCGAACACGGTAAACGCCGATGACCTGGTGAACAGCGTGCTGGTCGTTCCACTCAGTAACAGCGACTGGCAGTTACGCGGGCTGTTTGACCGGCAACGAGTGATCGAACAACTGCTGCCGGTGTTTATCGGCAAATGTCTGCTGGGTCTGGCCTTCTCGCTGCTACCGCTCATCGCATTGTTGAATATGCGCCGACGCCAGCGTCAGGTGCACGACGGGCGTCGGCGCTATCGGGACATTTTCGACGGCACCGGTGTTGCGCTCTGCGTACTGGATCTCTCCGGGCTCAAAGCCTGCCTCGACAAGGCGCAACTGCAAACCAGCGAGCAATTGGGGCGGTGGCTGGAGAACGCCAAACAACGCCAGCAATTGCTGCAAGAGTTGCGCATCACTGAAATCAACCAGGTCGCCCTGTACCTGCTCAACGTGCAGTCCAGCGAGCAAGCCTGGCAGCTGTTGATCGAAGGCGGGCCACTGGATGGCAATGCCATCGGCAATCAGTTGCTCGACGCCGTACTCAACCAGCAGAAACAGCTGGAACTGGAAATCAAGCTCAAGGACACCCACGGCCGCGACCAACATCTGTGGCTGGTGTTGCGTTTGCCGCAAGCACAGCACGACGCCAAAGCGGTGATCCTCAGCATCAGCGATATCACCAGCCGTAAAATTATCGAGCTGTCGCTGCTGGAGCGTGAAGGCTTCTGGTCGGATGTTGTGCGCACCGTCCCGGATCACCTCTACGTGCAGGACGTGATCAGCCAGCGGATGATTTTCAGTAACCATCACCTGGGCCAGACGCTGGGTTACAGCAAACCCGAACTGCACCAGATGGGCGAGTACTTCTGGGAGATACTGCTGCACCCCGAAGACGCCGATCACTACCACCGCTTACGCCAGGAACAGCGCCAGGCCGGTTACACTCAACTGCTGCAGTGCCAGTTGCGCTTTCGTCACCGCGACGGCAAATGGCGGCGTTTCGAAATCCGCGAGCAGGCGCTGGCGCGGGACAAACACGACCAGGTCACCCGCATCATTGGCGTGGCCAAAGACATTACCGATCAGATCGAAGCCAGCGAATGCTTGCGCGACAGTGAGCAGCGTTACCGGATGCTCGCCGAAAGCATCAGCGACGTGATTTTCTCCACCGACAGCAAACTCTCGCTCAATTACGTCAGCCCGTCGGTGAACGCCGTGCTCGGCTATGACGTTGACTGGATTTTCCAGAATGGCTGGCAATCAACTATCGCCAACCCGCAACAATTGACCGGCATCTACAGCCTGATGGACCGGGTCAGCAAGGCCCTGGATAAACCCGAGCAGCTGGCGCAACTGCGCAGTCAGGTGCAAACCCAGCTGTTTCTGTTCGATTGCTTGCGCGCCGACGGACGCAAGATCCCGATCGAACTGCGCCTGGTACTGGTGTGGGATGAACATGGCGCATTCGAAGGCGTGCTCGGGGTCGGTCGCGATATCAGCCAGCAGCGCCGCGCCGAAAAAGACCTGCGCATGGCGGCCACGGTTTTCGAGCACTCGACGTCAGCGATTCTGATCACCGACCCGGCCGGCTACATCGTGCAGGCCAACGAAGCCTTCAGCCGCGTCAGCGGTTATGAGGTAGCGCAGGTCCTTGACCAGTTGCCGAACATGCTGACCGTCGATGATCAGCAGGAAGCCCACCTGCGGTATGTGCTCAAGCAACTGCACCAGCACAGCACCTGGGAAGGCGAAGTCTGGCTCAAGCGTCGCAACGGTGAACACTACCCGGCGTGGGTCGGCATTACGGCGGTACTCGATGACGAAGGCGACCTCGCCAGCTACGTGTGTTTCTTCAGTGACATCAGCGAGCGCAAGGCCAGCGAACAGCGGATTCACCGCCTCGCCTACTACGACGCCCTGACCCACCTGCCCAACCGCACCTTGTTCCAGGACCGGTTGCACACCGCGCTGCAATCGGCAGAGCGGCAGAAATCGTGGGTCGTGCTGATGTTTCTCGATCTCGACCGTTTCAAACCGATCAACGACTCCCTCGGCCACGCCGCCGGCGACCGCATGCTCAAGGAAATGGCCACCCGCCTGCTCGGTTGCGTCGACGATGACGACACGGTGGCGCGCATGGGCGGCGATGAGTTCACCTTGCTCCTGCAACCGCGTGCCAGCCGTGAGATCGCGCTGAACCGGGCGATTCATGTGGCAGAGCAGATCCTTGCCAGCCTGGTGAAGCCGTTTGTCCTCGAAGGCCGCGAGTTCTTTGTCACCGCCAGTATCGGCATCGCCTTGAGTCCGCAGGACGGTAACGAACTGAGCCAATTGATGAAGAACGCCGACACGGCGATGTACCACGCCAAGGAGCGCGGCAAGAACAACTTCCAGTTTTATCAGGCGGACATGAACGCCAGCGCCCTGGAGCGCCTGGAACTGGAAAGCGACCTGCGCCACGCCCTTGAGCAAAACGAATTCGTTCTGTACTACCAACCGCAATTCAGCGGCGACGGTAAACGCCTGACCGGCGCCGAAGCCCTGCTGCGCTGGCGGCATCCACGTCGCGGACTGGTGCCGCCGGGAGACTTCATTCCTGTGCTCGAAGAGCTCGGGCTGGTGGTGGATGTTGGCGACTGGGTGATCAGCGAGGCCTGCCGTCAGCTCAAGAGCTGGCACCAGAGCAAGGTCCGCGTCCCGAAAGTCTCGGTGAACATCTCTGCACGGCAATTCTCCGACGGCCAGCTCGGTACGCGCATCGCCACCATCCTCAACGACACCGGCCTGCCACCGGCCTGCCTGGAGCTGGAGCTGACCGAAAGTATCCTGATGCGTGAAGTCAGCGAAGCCATGCAGATTCTCGCCGGGCTGAAAAACCTTGGCCTGAGCATCGCGGTCGACGACTTCGGCACTGGCTATTCATCGCTGAACTACTTGAAGCAGTTCCCGATCGACGTGCTGAAAATCGACCGGACCTTCGTCGACGGCCTGCCGTCCGGTGAACAGGACGCGCAGATCGCCCGAGCGATCATCGCCATGGCCCACAGCCTCAACCTGGCAGTAATCGCCGAGGGTGTGGAAACCCACGAACAGCTCGACTTCCTGCGGGAACACGGTTGCGACGAGGTGCAGGGTTACCTGTTCGGCCGCCCGATGCCGGCCAGTCGTTTCGAAGCGCAGTTCAGCAATGATGCGTTGTTCATGCTTGATTGA